The following are encoded together in the Panicum virgatum strain AP13 chromosome 6K, P.virgatum_v5, whole genome shotgun sequence genome:
- the LOC120711841 gene encoding uncharacterized protein LOC120711841, whose product MRFPPPTARIPPGVLRPHDSLGVRAARLAATSSPAAPRFFLREPRLATPAHAIPGAVGARAARRAAAPAPAGPRDSLLVEPCLATLARAIHGAAGARAARRAAAPAPAGPRDCPGWACSTLVKNSISFSSVLSPRLLSSLSVPLPAAMRRRVAPPLQVFVGRFAGRQGSKTHRHVVPNFRWLIQSTLNVLMGGYMFLEVGYDRPVKQ is encoded by the exons ATGCGATTCCCACCGCCGACCGCCCGGATCCCGCCCGGCGTCCTCCGCCCGCACGATTCCCTCGGCGTCCGCGCCGCCCGGCTAGCTGCaacctcctctcccgccgccccCCGTTTTTTCTTACGCGAGCCCCGCCTGGCGACGCCGGCCCACGCGATTCCCGGCGCCGtcggcgcccgcgccgctcggcgAGCTGCAGCTCCTGCTCCTGCCGGCCCCCGCGATTCCCTGCTCGTCGAGCCCTGCCTGGCGACGCTGGCCCGTGCGATtcacggcgccgccggcgcccgcgccgcccggcgAGCTGCAGCTCCGGCTCCCGCCGGCCCCCGCGACTGTCCTGGCTGGGCCTGTTCGACGTTAGTAAAAAACAGCATCTCTTTCTCCTCTGTCCTCTCTCCACGCCTTCTCTCCTCGCTCTCGGTTCCTTTGCCAGCGGCGATGCGGAGGCGAGTGGCGCCGCCCTTGCAAGTCTTCGTCGGGCGCTTCGCCGGCCGACAAGG ATCGAAGACCCATCGACATGTAGTACCTAATTTCCGCTGGTTAATTCAGAGCACGCTTAATGTACTCATGGGCGGGTACATGTTCCTCGAGGTCGGGTACGACAGGCCTGTGAAGCAGTAG